In Archangium violaceum, the following are encoded in one genomic region:
- a CDS encoding PAS domain-containing sensor histidine kinase gives MEPGQLALLMLTQGEDGAMSGLDARGHVQLWSRSAQELTGHVVADVVGEPLSVLYVPDAREQAERALRRAAQEGRSEEVGWRVRRDGTRFRARQILTALHDPDGRLVGFACALRPMESRGEQEERQLSHEQAARARAEAILEQLADAFIVVDPEQRLTYVNRRATEVLRCPREQLLGQRLDELLPSDEPGGLVQATRQLLAGQSAVDCELDLAGTWFACHLSTSSEGVSIYLRDVTERKKAEQVQSRLTTIIEATPDMVGIADAQGRGLYLNRAGRRMVGLSETDDASLWRLASSHSPKAAWRLLTEGVSTAVREGAWTGETVLRTPDGREMPISQVLLAHRDANGRLEMLSTIMRDISDRKRAEESQQFLSDASRVLVAALEYEATLQSLARLIVPRLADCCLVAMLEGDELRRVAMAHKDPAQEPLLAYLERLPVQPNAAVGVQAVVRTGKPELVPEVTDAFLWATTDNDAYYSILQQLGWRSTLTIPLVARGRTLGAFILAYTNSGRRYGPAELVLAEALAARAALAIDNARLYRASQRATEARDEVLAIVSHDLRNPLNVISLAASRLQRPHSIEDTEVWRKQLEVIRRSADRAVHLIQDLLDATKVDAGRFTVERRLEEVGGLLDEAVELHRPLAEARSLRLERLVEDGLPPVMADRGRVLQVFSNLIGNALRFTPAGGSITLEARREEQAVRISVVDTGPGIPSEYLPHLFERFWQAKEGAREGAGLGLPIARGIVEAHGGRIDVASTPGHGSTFSFTLPVAEPI, from the coding sequence GTGGAGCCAGGGCAACTGGCCCTGCTGATGCTGACGCAAGGCGAGGATGGGGCCATGTCGGGCCTGGATGCCCGGGGTCATGTCCAGCTGTGGAGCCGGAGCGCCCAGGAGCTCACCGGACATGTGGTGGCGGACGTGGTGGGCGAGCCCCTCTCGGTCCTCTACGTGCCCGACGCACGGGAGCAGGCGGAGCGGGCGCTGCGGCGCGCCGCACAGGAGGGACGCAGCGAGGAGGTGGGCTGGCGGGTGAGACGGGACGGCACCCGCTTCCGGGCCCGGCAGATCCTCACCGCCCTGCATGACCCGGATGGTCGGCTGGTCGGCTTCGCCTGTGCCCTGCGGCCCATGGAGTCCCGGGGCGAGCAGGAGGAGCGGCAGCTCAGCCACGAGCAGGCCGCGCGCGCGCGGGCCGAGGCCATCCTGGAACAGCTCGCAGATGCCTTCATCGTCGTGGACCCGGAGCAGCGGCTCACCTACGTCAACCGCCGCGCGACGGAGGTGCTGCGCTGCCCGCGAGAGCAGCTGCTCGGCCAGCGGCTGGACGAGCTGCTCCCCTCGGACGAGCCGGGCGGGCTGGTGCAGGCCACCCGTCAGCTCCTGGCCGGGCAGTCCGCCGTGGACTGCGAGCTGGACCTGGCGGGCACCTGGTTCGCCTGTCACCTCAGCACCTCGAGCGAGGGCGTCTCCATCTACCTGCGGGACGTGACGGAGCGGAAGAAGGCGGAGCAGGTGCAGAGCCGCCTCACGACCATCATCGAGGCCACCCCGGACATGGTGGGGATCGCCGACGCGCAGGGCCGGGGCCTCTACCTCAACCGCGCGGGCCGGCGCATGGTGGGACTGAGCGAGACGGACGACGCCAGCCTCTGGCGCCTGGCCTCATCGCACTCGCCCAAGGCCGCCTGGCGCCTGCTCACCGAGGGGGTGTCCACCGCGGTGCGCGAGGGCGCGTGGACGGGAGAGACGGTCCTGCGCACCCCGGATGGCCGGGAGATGCCCATCTCCCAGGTGCTGCTGGCACACCGGGACGCGAACGGCCGGCTGGAGATGCTCTCCACCATCATGCGCGACATCTCGGACCGCAAGCGCGCCGAGGAGTCGCAGCAATTCCTCTCCGACGCCAGCCGGGTGCTGGTGGCCGCGCTGGAGTACGAGGCCACGCTCCAGAGCCTGGCCCGGCTCATCGTCCCCCGCCTGGCCGACTGCTGCCTGGTGGCGATGCTCGAGGGCGATGAATTGCGCCGCGTCGCCATGGCGCACAAGGATCCAGCCCAGGAGCCGCTGCTGGCCTACCTGGAACGGCTCCCGGTGCAGCCGAACGCGGCGGTGGGCGTGCAGGCCGTGGTGCGCACCGGCAAGCCGGAGCTCGTCCCCGAGGTCACCGACGCCTTCCTCTGGGCAACGACGGACAACGACGCGTACTACTCCATCCTGCAGCAGCTCGGCTGGCGCTCGACGCTGACCATCCCGCTCGTCGCGCGCGGACGCACGCTCGGGGCCTTCATCCTCGCCTACACGAACTCGGGCCGGCGCTACGGCCCCGCGGAGCTCGTGCTGGCCGAGGCGCTCGCGGCCCGCGCCGCCCTGGCCATCGACAACGCCCGGCTCTACCGGGCGTCCCAGCGAGCCACCGAGGCCCGCGACGAGGTGCTGGCCATCGTCTCGCACGATCTGCGCAACCCCCTCAACGTCATCTCCCTGGCGGCCAGCCGCCTCCAGCGGCCCCACTCCATCGAGGACACGGAGGTGTGGCGCAAACAGCTCGAGGTCATCCGCCGCTCGGCGGATCGGGCCGTCCACCTCATCCAGGATCTGCTCGACGCGACGAAGGTGGACGCGGGGCGGTTCACGGTGGAGCGGCGCCTGGAAGAGGTCGGGGGCCTGCTGGACGAGGCCGTGGAGCTGCACCGGCCACTGGCCGAGGCCCGCTCGCTCCGGTTGGAGCGCCTGGTGGAGGACGGGCTCCCCCCGGTGATGGCGGATCGCGGCCGGGTGCTGCAGGTGTTCTCCAACCTCATCGGCAACGCCCTGCGCTTCACGCCCGCGGGAGGCAGCATCACCCTCGAGGCCAGGCGCGAGGAGCAGGCGGTGCGCATCTCGGTCGTCGACACGGGGCCGGGAATACCCTCCGAGTACCTGCCCCACCTCTTCGAGCGCTTCTGGCAGGCGAAGGAGGGAGCGCGGGAGGGAGCGGGGCTGGGACTGCCCATCGCCCGTGGAATCGTCGAGGCCCATGGCGGCCGCATCGACGTGGCGAGCACTCCAGGACACGGCAGCACCTTCTCCTTCACCCTGCCGGTGGCGGAGCCGATTTGA
- a CDS encoding polysaccharide lyase, protein MRPWKRGGWTLLVSLVLALLPGTSRAAFDLGDACRLVDFPKGNKKLRKPPQWFMAQIADRDRLELVTDPGKRPPGYPCAFKFTVKPGDRPVGGSERAELSQSDVTPLGEGTELYYRWSTMFDPSTLPEGPEKEKIKSLVFTQWHHTGKRPSEISGAPPMALEVRKRKPREGGGYFLALIVRQHGNHDAPPLWTHPVEPGKWYDFTVHVRLSTGKNGLVELWCNGEHFRKDNIQTLYPGTPYVYVKQGLYRNNGIGTVNVVYHSPMLTGSTLEQVRSGAPLPPPPPPTEEKPEAPAPGTPTPAWSGDFSTGDLSQWTKVQSQDQRPGTERVKVEGMPAPLGGLKHAARFTVLPGDKVENGNRSQVLRSDVLQKEGSEAFYGWATFFPQDYPSTPEWQVLVSWTPISGATAAPVVLETRGDRIQLRLSSRNEPLWSAPLQRGSWQRFVIHLGFSEQPTQGFVELWHNDQQVLARTPARTGTDVYIKLGLNRAPNITVPSTVFHTGMKRGNTREEVAPLP, encoded by the coding sequence ATGCGGCCATGGAAGCGAGGTGGGTGGACGTTGCTGGTGAGCCTGGTGCTGGCGTTGCTGCCGGGCACCAGCCGGGCCGCGTTCGACCTGGGCGATGCGTGCAGGCTGGTGGACTTCCCGAAGGGAAACAAGAAGCTCCGCAAACCTCCCCAGTGGTTCATGGCGCAGATCGCGGACAGGGATCGGCTCGAGCTGGTCACCGACCCGGGAAAGCGGCCCCCCGGCTATCCGTGCGCGTTCAAGTTCACCGTCAAACCGGGCGACAGGCCCGTGGGCGGAAGCGAGCGCGCGGAGCTGTCCCAAAGCGATGTGACCCCCCTGGGCGAAGGCACGGAGCTCTACTACCGCTGGAGCACGATGTTCGATCCGTCGACCCTGCCCGAGGGGCCCGAGAAGGAGAAGATCAAGAGTCTGGTCTTCACCCAGTGGCACCACACGGGGAAGAGGCCCTCGGAGATCTCGGGCGCGCCGCCCATGGCGCTCGAGGTTCGCAAGCGCAAACCGCGGGAGGGGGGTGGATACTTCCTGGCGCTCATCGTCCGCCAGCATGGCAACCATGACGCGCCCCCGCTCTGGACCCACCCGGTGGAGCCCGGGAAATGGTACGACTTCACGGTCCACGTCCGGCTCTCCACCGGGAAGAACGGGCTCGTCGAGCTGTGGTGCAACGGCGAGCACTTCCGGAAGGACAACATCCAGACGCTGTATCCGGGGACTCCCTACGTCTATGTGAAACAGGGGTTGTACCGGAACAACGGCATCGGAACGGTCAACGTCGTCTACCACTCCCCGATGTTGACGGGCTCCACCCTGGAGCAGGTGCGGAGCGGCGCTCCCCTTCCACCCCCGCCACCACCCACCGAGGAAAAACCGGAGGCCCCCGCTCCAGGCACTCCTACCCCGGCCTGGAGCGGCGACTTCTCCACCGGAGACCTGTCCCAATGGACCAAGGTCCAGAGCCAGGATCAGCGCCCGGGCACGGAGCGGGTGAAGGTCGAGGGAATGCCGGCCCCGCTGGGCGGGCTGAAGCACGCGGCGAGGTTCACCGTCCTCCCCGGGGACAAGGTCGAGAACGGAAACCGGAGCCAGGTGCTCCGGTCGGATGTCCTCCAGAAGGAGGGCAGCGAGGCCTTCTACGGGTGGGCCACGTTCTTCCCCCAGGACTACCCCTCGACGCCCGAATGGCAGGTGCTGGTCTCCTGGACTCCCATCTCCGGAGCCACCGCGGCTCCGGTGGTGCTCGAGACCCGGGGCGACCGCATCCAACTCCGGCTCAGCTCCAGGAACGAGCCGCTGTGGAGCGCGCCGCTCCAGCGTGGGAGCTGGCAGCGGTTCGTCATCCACCTCGGGTTCTCGGAGCAGCCCACCCAGGGCTTCGTCGAGCTGTGGCACAACGACCAGCAGGTGCTTGCCCGGACTCCCGCGCGGACCGGCACCGACGTGTACATCAAGCTCGGGTTGAACCGGGCGCCGAACATCACGGTGCCCAGCACCGTGTTTCACACGGGAATGAAGCGGGGCAACACCCGGGAGGAGGTTGCCCCACTGCCGTAG
- a CDS encoding chemotaxis protein CheW yields MASTETETTRQSYLVFACGSSWYAVPAECAAEVVSFPELTRVPGAPGHLLGVFAHRGEVIPVVDMGMLVSGESEPTRRAVLVRLGRGTLALTASRVAGVSQVDGRLEPLGANGVHLHLRGPARSAQRDVAVIDPEGLFDHLSQGG; encoded by the coding sequence ATGGCCTCGACCGAGACCGAGACGACGCGGCAGTCCTACCTCGTGTTTGCCTGTGGCAGCAGCTGGTACGCCGTGCCCGCTGAGTGCGCGGCGGAAGTCGTCAGCTTCCCCGAGCTGACGCGGGTGCCCGGAGCTCCCGGGCACCTGCTGGGAGTCTTCGCCCACCGCGGGGAGGTCATCCCCGTGGTGGACATGGGGATGCTGGTGTCCGGGGAGAGCGAGCCCACCCGCCGCGCCGTGCTGGTGCGGTTGGGGCGCGGCACGCTGGCCCTCACCGCCAGCCGGGTGGCCGGGGTGTCCCAGGTGGACGGCCGCCTGGAGCCCCTGGGCGCCAACGGGGTGCACCTGCACCTGCGCGGGCCCGCTCGCAGCGCCCAGCGCGACGTGGCGGTCATCGACCCCGAGGGCCTCTTCGATCACCTCAGCCAGGGAGGCTGA
- a CDS encoding sigma-54-dependent transcriptional regulator: MPATVLIVDDEKNILLTLQTSLQLAGYRTELAASGQVALDVVSARPVDVVLMDVKMPDMDGLTVLGRLMESKPELPVIMMSGHGTIDTAVKATQLGARDFLEKPIARDRLLVALRNALKHQAVMEELRALRAEVGRYDMVGNGPAMQRIFSLIQRTAPSEGRVLITGENGTGKELIARALHQNSKRKSGPFVKLNCAAVPHELIESELFGHEKGAFTGAVSVRRGKFELAHEGTLFLDEIGDMPQAMQAKLLRVLQEGELERVGGTETLKVDVRVIAATNKNLEKEIEAGRFREDLYYRINVVQIHSPPLRERREDLPALIDAFLKEACARNGRRPLSLSPEALAVMAAYDYPGNVRELRNLVERLAILCEGPIVAGYEAAELLPRGRGTVPAPPPADASAPRAPSPAIPAAAPVAPAPPAPATGFRPRVDRTFREQVEDAEREIILHTLSHTQDNVTEAARLLDLERGHFYKKMKALGIRRGAEKDSASGGGES; this comes from the coding sequence ATGCCCGCCACCGTCCTCATCGTCGATGACGAGAAGAACATCCTCCTGACCCTCCAGACGTCGCTGCAGCTGGCGGGCTACCGCACGGAGCTGGCGGCCAGCGGCCAGGTGGCCCTGGACGTGGTGTCCGCGCGCCCGGTGGACGTGGTGTTGATGGACGTGAAGATGCCGGACATGGACGGACTGACGGTCCTGGGCCGGCTGATGGAGAGCAAGCCGGAGCTGCCCGTCATCATGATGTCCGGGCACGGCACCATCGACACGGCGGTGAAGGCCACGCAGCTGGGGGCGCGGGACTTCCTGGAGAAGCCCATCGCCCGCGACCGGCTGCTGGTGGCGCTGCGCAACGCGCTCAAGCACCAGGCGGTCATGGAGGAGCTGCGCGCGCTGCGCGCGGAGGTGGGCCGCTACGACATGGTGGGCAATGGCCCGGCCATGCAGCGCATCTTCTCGCTCATCCAGCGCACGGCGCCCTCCGAGGGCCGCGTGCTCATCACCGGCGAGAACGGCACCGGCAAGGAGCTCATCGCCCGGGCGCTGCACCAGAACTCGAAGCGCAAGAGCGGGCCCTTCGTGAAGCTCAACTGCGCGGCGGTGCCGCACGAGCTCATCGAGAGCGAGCTGTTCGGCCACGAGAAGGGGGCCTTCACCGGCGCGGTGAGCGTGCGCCGGGGCAAGTTCGAGCTGGCCCACGAGGGCACGCTCTTCCTGGACGAGATTGGCGACATGCCCCAGGCCATGCAGGCCAAGCTGCTGCGCGTGCTGCAGGAGGGCGAGCTGGAGCGGGTGGGCGGCACGGAGACGCTCAAGGTGGACGTGCGCGTCATCGCCGCGACGAACAAGAACCTGGAGAAGGAGATCGAAGCGGGGCGGTTCCGCGAGGACCTCTACTACCGCATCAACGTGGTGCAGATTCACTCGCCGCCCCTGCGCGAGCGGCGGGAGGACCTGCCCGCGCTGATCGACGCCTTCCTGAAGGAGGCCTGTGCGCGCAACGGGCGCCGGCCGCTGTCGCTGTCTCCGGAGGCGCTGGCGGTGATGGCCGCCTATGACTACCCGGGCAACGTACGGGAGCTGCGCAACCTGGTGGAGCGGCTGGCCATCCTCTGCGAGGGCCCCATCGTCGCCGGATACGAGGCCGCCGAGCTGTTGCCGCGCGGCAGGGGCACCGTGCCGGCACCGCCTCCCGCCGATGCCTCCGCGCCGCGAGCCCCTTCACCCGCGATTCCCGCCGCGGCTCCGGTGGCTCCCGCGCCGCCGGCCCCCGCCACCGGCTTCCGGCCCCGGGTGGACCGTACCTTCCGCGAGCAGGTGGAGGACGCCGAGCGGGAGATCATCCTGCACACGCTCTCGCATACGCAGGACAACGTCACCGAGGCAGCGCGGCTGCTCGATCTCGAGCGCGGCCACTTTTACAAGAAGATGAAGGCCCTGGGCATCCGCCGCGGCGCGGAGAAGGACTCGGCCTCCGGCGGGGGTGAATCATGA
- a CDS encoding methyl-accepting chemotaxis protein, with the protein MSAPRGLEGLAVWTTQPSLFGSTVGLVLALVYGQLTDSLPRDSGWLFLGLMVSVLALNTALAIAQERHALRVLRAVEQGRLTPIPENLRRALQEVRRIPGRCFWFTLQGWLGGALLLAVTFTPLANAHWTMGLRIGMVGLSLGPLSGMLVYLMVVRRSRRAAERIAEQGLSPQEIIAALPPEKLRLRRRLVLFTAMAVLSPSVFILDVSVTRTVHTFDQILETKELVVQQEVVRRARQDTRLPLALLAGLVVALVVGTAYVAGTALAEPLRALSEDATRIAQGEVRTPRFIPAEDEVWAVSGAFTRMQAQLAQALVQLQRAGLQISSTTEQLVATSADQESGAGEQAISLNETRATTEELARSAQQIAVNAESVSAMAETTFGAAQSGQRSAAAFLAAMHRMKGDNQAIADAVVRLNKRVQQIGKVVEFINEIADKSDLLALNAELEGTKAGEPGRGFSLVAAEMRRLAENVLSSTLAIERLIDEIRDATQAAVMATEAGLKTTDRGAALAAQVDQSLGLILELARQTSHAVRSISLATQQQQTGTDQLAAAMGDILRVTEENAEATQQMVAANTDLASLARDLKSTVQRFRVAEREG; encoded by the coding sequence GTGAGCGCACCGCGAGGGCTGGAGGGTCTGGCGGTCTGGACCACGCAGCCGTCCTTGTTCGGCAGCACGGTGGGGCTGGTGCTGGCCCTGGTGTATGGGCAGCTGACCGACTCGCTGCCTCGGGACAGTGGCTGGCTCTTCCTCGGGCTGATGGTGTCGGTGCTGGCGCTGAACACCGCCCTGGCCATCGCCCAGGAGCGGCACGCGCTGCGCGTGCTGCGGGCGGTGGAGCAGGGGCGCCTGACGCCCATCCCGGAGAACCTGCGCCGGGCGCTGCAGGAGGTGCGTCGCATCCCCGGGCGCTGCTTCTGGTTCACCCTTCAGGGTTGGCTGGGCGGCGCGCTGCTGCTGGCGGTGACGTTCACTCCCCTGGCGAACGCGCACTGGACCATGGGCCTGCGCATCGGGATGGTGGGGCTGTCGCTCGGCCCGCTGTCCGGCATGCTCGTGTATCTCATGGTGGTGCGCCGCAGCCGCCGCGCCGCCGAGCGCATCGCCGAGCAGGGCCTGTCCCCGCAGGAGATCATCGCCGCCCTCCCGCCCGAGAAGCTGCGGTTGCGGCGGCGGCTGGTGCTCTTCACCGCCATGGCGGTGCTCAGCCCGTCCGTCTTCATCCTCGACGTGTCCGTGACGCGCACGGTGCACACCTTCGATCAGATCCTCGAGACGAAGGAGCTGGTGGTGCAGCAGGAGGTGGTGAGGCGCGCGCGCCAGGACACCCGTCTGCCCCTGGCGTTGCTCGCGGGCCTGGTGGTGGCGCTGGTGGTGGGCACGGCGTACGTGGCCGGTACCGCGCTGGCCGAGCCCCTGCGCGCCCTCTCCGAGGACGCCACCCGCATCGCCCAGGGCGAGGTGCGCACCCCGCGCTTCATCCCCGCCGAGGACGAGGTGTGGGCCGTGTCCGGTGCCTTCACCCGCATGCAGGCGCAGCTGGCCCAGGCGCTGGTGCAGCTGCAGCGCGCGGGCCTGCAGATCTCCTCCACCACGGAGCAGCTGGTGGCCACGTCCGCGGACCAGGAGTCCGGGGCGGGTGAGCAGGCCATCTCGCTCAACGAGACGCGCGCCACCACCGAGGAGCTGGCGCGCTCGGCCCAGCAGATCGCCGTCAACGCCGAGTCGGTGTCGGCCATGGCGGAGACGACCTTCGGGGCGGCCCAGAGCGGGCAGCGCAGCGCGGCGGCGTTCCTCGCGGCCATGCACCGCATGAAGGGGGACAACCAGGCCATCGCCGACGCGGTGGTGCGGCTCAACAAGCGCGTGCAGCAGATCGGCAAGGTGGTGGAGTTCATCAACGAGATCGCCGACAAGTCGGACCTGTTGGCGCTCAACGCCGAGCTGGAGGGCACCAAGGCGGGCGAGCCGGGCCGGGGCTTCTCGCTGGTGGCCGCGGAGATGCGCCGGCTGGCGGAGAACGTGCTGTCCTCCACGCTGGCCATCGAGCGGCTCATCGATGAAATCCGTGACGCCACCCAGGCGGCGGTGATGGCGACGGAGGCGGGCCTGAAGACGACGGATCGCGGCGCGGCACTGGCGGCGCAGGTGGATCAGAGCCTGGGCCTCATCCTCGAGCTGGCGCGGCAGACGTCGCACGCGGTGCGCTCCATCTCCCTGGCCACGCAGCAGCAGCAGACGGGCACGGACCAGCTGGCCGCGGCCATGGGCGACATCCTGCGCGTCACCGAGGAGAACGCCGAGGCCACCCAGCAGATGGTGGCCGCCAACACGGACCTGGCCTCGCTGGCCAGGGACTTGAAGTCCACGGTGCAGCGCTTCCGCGTGGCGGAGAGGGAGGGGTGA
- a CDS encoding protein CrdC, with product MVAGSRITGMLLCRAGADRVAFRAHEVATIESPSTFGGTTGSACQGFGQCAGAERILVAATGESVGVDALEIDAEPLVLLPAPAVLGRVAGGSLRGFVQAHGMLWPLMSLAEFGRFLAPSTREAA from the coding sequence ATGGTCGCGGGCAGCCGTATCACGGGCATGCTCCTGTGCCGGGCGGGCGCCGATCGGGTGGCCTTCCGCGCGCACGAGGTGGCCACCATCGAGTCTCCCAGCACCTTTGGAGGGACCACCGGTTCGGCGTGCCAGGGCTTCGGCCAGTGCGCCGGCGCCGAGCGCATCCTCGTGGCCGCCACGGGGGAGTCGGTGGGTGTGGATGCGCTGGAGATCGACGCCGAGCCACTCGTCCTGCTGCCGGCCCCGGCGGTGCTGGGCCGGGTGGCGGGTGGCAGCCTGCGTGGCTTCGTCCAGGCGCACGGCATGCTGTGGCCGCTGATGTCACTGGCGGAGTTCGGGCGTTTCCTCGCGCCCTCTACCCGGGAGGCGGCGTGA
- a CDS encoding class I SAM-dependent methyltransferase produces MQEFIRVEGVERGDHEVGLVEQRPLGLLGDGWAFHRNGLDQACDALARGEARRGMQLLFSTLGHARSVLDGEDWKQFCRACLTHPLRELVHQDPIARRSFARPRGYAGDAVLLDLMYQTEMPERARASKLGQELCQFMYEQPSAVSLRGRRDLLARRINELSEDVSDARVLSLACGHLREAHLSQAVRERRLGRFLAVDQDPKSLAVVQRELVPLGVEAIPGSVKAVLKGQLAFSDLDFIYAAGLYDYLPQSIAIRLTRLLFSMLRPGGKLLLANYVDTTFDAGCKAYMEAFMDWWLIYRDEHEVREWLQDIPRSELATHRLFRDEVGNLIYLEAVRR; encoded by the coding sequence ATGCAAGAGTTCATCCGAGTGGAAGGCGTGGAGCGGGGAGACCATGAGGTCGGACTGGTCGAGCAGCGGCCATTGGGCCTCCTGGGGGATGGGTGGGCCTTCCATCGGAATGGGCTGGACCAGGCCTGTGACGCGCTCGCGCGTGGCGAGGCCCGGAGGGGCATGCAGCTCCTGTTCTCCACGCTGGGACATGCGCGCTCCGTGCTGGATGGCGAGGACTGGAAACAGTTCTGCCGCGCCTGTCTCACGCACCCGCTCCGGGAGCTCGTGCACCAGGATCCCATCGCCCGCCGCAGCTTCGCGAGACCGCGAGGCTACGCGGGAGACGCGGTGCTCCTCGATCTCATGTACCAGACCGAGATGCCGGAGCGGGCCCGCGCCTCGAAGCTGGGACAGGAGCTCTGCCAGTTCATGTACGAGCAGCCGAGTGCCGTCAGCCTCCGCGGGAGGAGGGACCTGCTGGCCCGGCGGATCAACGAGCTCTCGGAGGATGTCTCGGACGCACGCGTCCTCTCGCTGGCCTGCGGACACCTGCGGGAAGCCCACCTCTCCCAGGCCGTGCGAGAGCGGCGGCTCGGCCGGTTCCTGGCGGTCGATCAGGATCCGAAGAGCCTGGCGGTGGTCCAGCGCGAGCTGGTGCCGCTCGGTGTCGAGGCGATCCCCGGCTCCGTGAAGGCGGTGCTGAAGGGGCAGCTGGCCTTCTCCGACCTGGACTTCATCTACGCGGCGGGCCTCTACGACTACCTGCCCCAGTCCATCGCCATCCGGCTGACCCGGCTGCTCTTCTCGATGCTGCGCCCCGGCGGAAAGCTGCTGCTGGCCAACTACGTCGACACCACCTTCGACGCCGGCTGCAAGGCCTACATGGAAGCCTTCATGGACTGGTGGCTCATCTACCGGGATGAGCACGAGGTGCGCGAGTGGCTCCAGGACATCCCCCGGAGCGAGCTGGCCACCCACCGGCTCTTCCGGGACGAGGTCGGCAACCTCATCTACCTCGAGGCCGTGCGCCGCTGA
- a CDS encoding LysM peptidoglycan-binding domain-containing protein → MSTYSVRSGDTLSALAKKFHTTVARLARDNGIQDPSRITVGQKLTVPDSIEKPRPSPGGRPTSRPSTPSASSGLMAGLTLPAGDLKEGAGGNDVELLQRALVKAGHLTQAEMNTGPGTFGPRTEVALKAFQAAHGVPATGYYGPKTRAAFKKLGARIGGSTSPGPSVPGTQGGVSLAQLRKIMPNLSQAKAGQYLPHLNKAMAEASINTSKRRAAFLAQLAHESGEFRYMEEIASGAAYEGRKDLGNTRPGDGKRFKGRGPIQLTGRSNYRAAGKALGIDLENNPTRAADPDVGFRTAAWFWNSRKLNTYADAGNFREVTRRINGGYNGLASREAYYKRALGVLT, encoded by the coding sequence GTGAGCACCTACTCCGTTCGCAGCGGGGACACCTTGTCGGCCCTCGCCAAGAAGTTCCACACCACCGTTGCCAGGCTCGCCCGGGACAACGGCATCCAGGACCCCAGTCGCATCACGGTCGGGCAGAAGCTGACCGTCCCCGACAGCATCGAGAAGCCTCGCCCCTCACCGGGTGGCCGTCCCACCAGCCGCCCGAGCACACCCTCGGCGAGCAGTGGCCTCATGGCGGGACTGACCCTGCCCGCGGGTGACCTGAAGGAGGGTGCTGGCGGCAACGACGTCGAGTTGCTCCAGCGTGCCCTGGTGAAGGCGGGCCACCTCACCCAAGCGGAGATGAACACGGGCCCGGGCACCTTCGGTCCCAGGACCGAGGTGGCGCTCAAGGCGTTCCAGGCCGCTCATGGTGTGCCCGCCACTGGCTATTACGGGCCCAAGACGCGCGCCGCCTTCAAGAAGCTCGGTGCCAGGATCGGCGGCTCCACCAGCCCCGGCCCCTCCGTGCCCGGCACCCAGGGCGGCGTGTCGCTCGCGCAACTGCGCAAGATCATGCCCAACCTCTCGCAAGCCAAGGCCGGGCAGTACCTGCCTCACCTCAACAAGGCCATGGCCGAGGCCAGCATCAACACCTCCAAGCGCCGGGCCGCCTTCCTCGCGCAGCTGGCCCACGAGAGCGGCGAGTTCCGTTACATGGAGGAGATCGCCTCCGGTGCCGCCTACGAGGGCCGCAAGGACCTGGGCAACACACGGCCGGGGGACGGCAAGCGCTTCAAGGGCCGTGGCCCCATCCAGCTCACCGGCCGCTCCAACTACCGTGCCGCGGGCAAGGCGCTGGGCATCGACCTGGAGAACAACCCGACCCGCGCCGCCGACCCGGACGTGGGCTTCCGTACCGCGGCCTGGTTCTGGAACAGCCGCAAGCTCAACACCTACGCGGATGCGGGCAACTTCCGTGAGGTCACCCGCCGCATCAACGGCGGTTACAACGGGCTCGCCAGCCGCGAGGCGTACTACAAACGCGCGCTCGGCGTGCTGACCTGA
- a CDS encoding OmpA family protein encodes MRRISMVAGLALAVAVLAGCPPTYPNCKSDETCQEKGEVCVNGTCQECSTDANCKEGFACQGNKCVPKGPECSRDEQCQGGQICEAGKCSAPQCSATTPCQAPQECQKGRCALPPGACVSNTDCGEGQECQGNKCVAAAAQAGECNWEPLRFGFNEASLTSEDQTRLSELAQCIKSTGVKGTIQLAGHADERGTEEYNLQLSQKRAASVKKYLVDLGLPAGSLKTVGYGENRPAAQGADEESWATNRRVEFVR; translated from the coding sequence ATGCGTCGGATTTCAATGGTCGCGGGGCTGGCCCTCGCCGTGGCGGTGCTGGCTGGTTGTCCGCCGACGTACCCCAACTGCAAGAGCGACGAGACCTGCCAGGAGAAGGGCGAGGTCTGTGTCAATGGCACCTGCCAGGAGTGCTCCACCGACGCCAACTGCAAGGAGGGCTTCGCGTGCCAGGGCAACAAGTGCGTGCCGAAGGGCCCCGAGTGCTCGCGTGACGAGCAGTGCCAGGGTGGGCAGATCTGCGAGGCCGGCAAGTGCTCGGCGCCGCAGTGCAGCGCCACCACGCCGTGCCAGGCGCCCCAGGAGTGCCAGAAGGGCCGCTGCGCGCTGCCTCCCGGCGCCTGCGTGTCCAACACGGACTGCGGCGAGGGCCAGGAGTGCCAGGGCAACAAGTGCGTGGCCGCCGCCGCCCAGGCCGGTGAGTGCAACTGGGAGCCGCTGCGCTTCGGCTTCAACGAGGCCTCCCTCACCTCCGAGGACCAGACGCGGCTGAGCGAGCTGGCCCAGTGCATCAAGAGCACTGGCGTCAAGGGCACCATCCAGCTCGCCGGGCATGCGGACGAGCGTGGCACCGAGGAGTACAACCTCCAGCTGTCCCAGAAGCGCGCCGCCTCGGTGAAGAAGTACCTGGTGGACCTGGGCCTGCCCGCCGGCTCGCTGAAGACGGTGGGCTACGGCGAGAACCGGCCGGCCGCGCAGGGCGCCGACGAGGAGTCCTGGGCAACCAACCGTCGCGTCGAGTTCGTGCGCTAG